From a region of the Rhodococcus sp. 4CII genome:
- a CDS encoding ABC transporter ATP-binding protein, whose protein sequence is MSAPAPAVDTPGIADTDRVALEVADLTVDLRTSAGTVRAVDHVSFTARRGETLALLGESGCGKSMTAQALAGLLEPIADVTDGSVHLGDVDLVTAKARTRRTLAATELAIVFQDALTALNPVYTVGKQLAEPFRIHRGMSSKEARREAVSLMQRVGIPEPESRVDSYPHQFSGGMRQRLLIAMAVALSPTVLLADEPTTALDVTVQAQIMSLLRDLRTEHDMAVILITHDLALVAEEADRVAIMYAGNVVETGPVAEVFSSPRHPYTKGLLDSVPVHAVRGEDLKSIGGTPPDLHSIPSGCVYQARCPLARDLCQTTRPPLADVAAGRRSACHFPEEV, encoded by the coding sequence ATGAGTGCACCTGCACCGGCCGTCGACACACCCGGCATCGCCGACACCGACCGTGTCGCACTGGAGGTCGCCGATCTGACGGTCGACCTCCGCACCTCCGCGGGTACCGTCCGCGCCGTCGACCACGTGTCGTTCACCGCCCGGCGCGGGGAGACGCTCGCGTTGCTCGGCGAGTCGGGGTGCGGCAAGTCGATGACCGCGCAGGCGCTGGCCGGTCTGCTCGAACCGATCGCCGACGTCACCGACGGTTCGGTCCACCTCGGCGACGTCGACCTGGTGACGGCGAAGGCCCGGACCCGCCGCACCCTCGCCGCCACCGAACTCGCCATCGTGTTCCAGGACGCGCTCACCGCGCTCAACCCGGTCTACACCGTCGGCAAGCAACTGGCCGAGCCGTTCCGGATCCACCGCGGCATGTCGTCGAAAGAAGCGCGCCGGGAAGCGGTCTCGTTGATGCAGCGGGTCGGGATTCCCGAACCCGAGTCGCGGGTCGACTCCTACCCGCACCAGTTCTCCGGCGGCATGCGGCAGCGACTGTTGATCGCGATGGCCGTCGCGCTCAGTCCCACGGTGCTGCTCGCCGACGAGCCGACGACGGCACTCGACGTCACGGTGCAGGCGCAGATCATGTCGTTGCTGCGGGACCTCCGCACCGAACACGACATGGCCGTCATCCTCATCACCCACGACCTCGCGCTGGTCGCGGAGGAGGCCGACCGGGTCGCGATCATGTACGCGGGCAACGTCGTCGAAACCGGACCGGTCGCCGAGGTCTTCTCCTCGCCGCGGCACCCGTACACGAAGGGGCTGCTCGATTCGGTTCCGGTGCACGCGGTCCGCGGCGAAGACCTGAAGTCCATCGGCGGCACCCCACCCGATCTGCATTCCATCCCGTCCGGCTGCGTCTACCAGGCGCGCTGCCCGCTGGCCCGCGACCTGTGCCAGACCACCCGGCCGCCGCTCGCCGACGTCGCCGCAGGCCGGCGCTCCGCCTGCCACTTCCCCGAGGAGGTCTGA
- a CDS encoding ABC transporter permease, with protein MSIDNAPRLGGAGGAGEALTSPGETPDLAASADDAVPPRPPRSKTPLWRLLLRDRMATTAAALLVFVFLVAVFGPWLVGDAATDQNLDRSTLAPFDVANGWMNILGTDPLGRSMLARLIVACRTTLLVALPAVALSCIVGSLIGMWAGYHRGWRETTAMRVADVIMSFPSLLMAVVVLYVFSPSAANIVLVLAITRIPIYLRTARAESAELQSRLFVDAARTFGARSGAVIRRHVFPILLPTLLTVATLDFCYVMLAESSLSFLGIGIQPPEISWGLMVSQGRTYLQTAWWLSFFPGLAIVVTTVSATVLAAWARIATDPAQRWRLTAPRSRRSRLFPTRKVVS; from the coding sequence ATGTCCATAGACAACGCTCCCCGCCTGGGCGGGGCCGGCGGGGCCGGCGAGGCCCTCACGAGCCCCGGCGAGACCCCGGACCTCGCCGCTTCCGCCGACGACGCCGTCCCGCCGCGGCCCCCGCGGAGCAAGACCCCGCTGTGGCGGCTGCTCCTGCGCGACCGGATGGCCACGACGGCGGCCGCGCTCCTGGTGTTCGTGTTCCTCGTGGCCGTCTTCGGCCCGTGGCTCGTCGGCGACGCCGCGACCGATCAGAACCTCGACCGGTCCACCCTCGCACCGTTCGACGTGGCCAACGGGTGGATGAACATCCTCGGCACCGATCCGCTGGGCCGCAGCATGCTGGCCCGGTTGATCGTCGCGTGCCGCACCACGCTCCTGGTGGCGCTGCCCGCGGTCGCGCTGTCCTGCATCGTCGGGTCGCTCATCGGCATGTGGGCCGGCTACCACCGCGGCTGGCGGGAGACGACGGCGATGCGGGTCGCCGACGTGATCATGAGTTTCCCGTCGCTGCTCATGGCCGTCGTCGTGCTGTACGTGTTCTCACCCAGCGCCGCGAACATCGTTCTGGTGCTTGCGATCACCCGCATCCCGATCTACCTGCGCACCGCCCGCGCGGAATCGGCGGAACTGCAGAGCCGGTTGTTCGTCGACGCCGCACGCACGTTCGGCGCCCGCAGCGGTGCGGTGATCCGCAGGCACGTGTTCCCGATCCTGCTGCCCACCCTGCTCACCGTCGCGACGCTCGACTTCTGCTACGTGATGCTCGCCGAGTCGTCGCTCAGCTTCCTCGGCATCGGCATTCAGCCGCCCGAGATCAGCTGGGGCCTGATGGTGTCGCAGGGCCGCACCTACCTGCAGACGGCGTGGTGGCTGTCGTTCTTCCCCGGTCTCGCCATCGTGGTCACCACCGTATCGGCCACGGTGCTCGCCGCGTGGGCCCGGATCGCCACCGACCCCGCCCAGCGCTGGCGCCTCACCGCCCCGCGGTCGCGTCGCTCCCGGCTGTTCCCCACCCGAAAGGTCGTCTCATGA
- a CDS encoding phage holin family protein: MRTVGGVVRVLVEFLVLWGASALALIVLDRILGGIELDRSSFAPLPTLPAALALALVFGLLNAALWPVMMRFMSWIGPVLLFVGVFFAGGVMMLLTLYLVPVASVDQMSDAFVLAALLSLFTSVVSGAIASRSDTAYRLMQVRRQRFRLRRNAALVDAPPGLLCIQIDGLGYDVLRRAIADGVTPGLAKLVRETHRLVPWHTDWSSQTGATQLGVLHGSNHNVPAFRWYDKTTERISVFSNPADNEERELERSDIPGLLAHDGASRGNLFTGGAHDNVLVVSRMRGARLGGGAGYSSYFADPASALRTFIRMVAELQRELRQSLRQKRKDVRPRVPRGGVYPLVRAFATVLATDVSAAAVVGDLIKGRSVVYADLIGYDEVSHHSGISRPETLAVLTKLDDVIEMLLAVVDQADRTYRVVVLSDHGQSQGATFLQRYGETLGQLVVRLAARREPAEVKRHWYERESGISPQPGAEGRGYAAASVHSPTAGEETHTVAGEPIVLGSGNLGLVYFPRLPGRADVNAIEAAHPGLLTGLREHPGIGFLLVTAPGGSVVLGPHGQVDVTTGEVTGQNPLAAMGPDALAKIRRTDTFDNVADIMVGGAYWPETDEVAAFEEQVGSHGGMGGPQSTPFLVYPADLPAPPDPLHGAETVHQVLVGWRDLYDTAAAVTRQDTTTHADNP, from the coding sequence ATGCGCACGGTGGGCGGCGTGGTGCGGGTGCTCGTCGAGTTCCTCGTGCTCTGGGGGGCGTCCGCACTCGCGCTCATCGTGCTCGACCGCATCCTCGGCGGCATCGAGCTGGACCGGTCGAGCTTCGCGCCGCTGCCGACGCTCCCGGCCGCGCTGGCGCTCGCGTTGGTGTTCGGCCTGCTCAACGCCGCGCTGTGGCCGGTGATGATGCGGTTCATGTCGTGGATCGGCCCGGTGCTGTTGTTCGTCGGGGTGTTCTTCGCCGGCGGGGTGATGATGCTGTTGACGCTCTACCTGGTGCCGGTCGCGTCGGTGGATCAGATGAGCGATGCGTTCGTCCTCGCGGCGCTGCTCTCGCTGTTCACCTCCGTCGTCTCGGGCGCGATCGCGTCCCGCTCCGACACCGCGTACCGACTGATGCAGGTGCGCCGACAGCGGTTCCGGTTGCGGCGCAACGCCGCGCTCGTGGACGCGCCCCCGGGGCTGTTGTGCATCCAGATCGACGGCCTCGGTTACGACGTGCTGCGTCGCGCGATCGCCGACGGCGTCACGCCCGGGCTGGCGAAGTTGGTGCGCGAGACCCACCGGTTGGTGCCGTGGCACACCGACTGGAGCAGTCAGACGGGTGCGACCCAGTTGGGCGTGCTGCACGGTTCCAATCACAACGTGCCTGCGTTCCGCTGGTACGACAAGACGACCGAGCGCATCTCGGTGTTCAGCAATCCCGCCGACAACGAAGAGCGTGAACTCGAACGATCCGACATTCCCGGACTGCTGGCACACGACGGTGCCAGTCGGGGCAACCTGTTCACCGGCGGCGCGCACGACAATGTGCTCGTCGTCAGCCGGATGCGCGGTGCCCGCCTCGGCGGCGGGGCCGGCTACAGCAGCTATTTCGCCGATCCGGCCAGCGCGTTGCGCACGTTCATCCGGATGGTCGCGGAACTGCAACGCGAACTACGCCAGTCACTGCGGCAGAAGCGCAAGGACGTCAGGCCGCGGGTGCCGCGGGGCGGGGTCTACCCCCTCGTGCGGGCGTTCGCGACCGTGCTCGCCACCGACGTGTCCGCGGCCGCGGTGGTCGGCGATCTGATCAAGGGGCGCAGCGTCGTCTACGCCGACCTGATCGGTTACGACGAGGTGTCGCACCACTCCGGCATCTCCCGGCCCGAAACGCTCGCGGTGCTCACCAAACTCGACGACGTCATCGAGATGCTGCTCGCCGTGGTGGATCAGGCCGATCGGACCTACCGCGTCGTCGTGCTGTCCGACCACGGGCAGAGTCAGGGCGCCACATTCCTGCAGCGCTACGGGGAAACGTTGGGGCAGTTGGTTGTCCGGCTCGCTGCGCGACGCGAACCGGCCGAGGTGAAGCGACATTGGTACGAGCGCGAATCCGGCATCTCACCACAACCCGGGGCGGAGGGGCGCGGTTACGCCGCGGCCAGCGTGCACTCACCGACCGCCGGCGAGGAGACGCATACCGTCGCGGGCGAGCCGATCGTGCTCGGCTCGGGCAACCTCGGCCTGGTCTACTTCCCCCGGTTGCCCGGACGCGCCGACGTGAACGCCATCGAGGCCGCCCACCCCGGTCTGCTCACCGGTCTGCGCGAGCATCCCGGGATCGGCTTCCTGCTCGTTACCGCCCCCGGCGGGTCGGTGGTGCTCGGGCCGCACGGGCAGGTCGACGTGACCACCGGCGAGGTCACCGGCCAGAACCCGCTCGCGGCGATGGGCCCCGACGCGCTGGCGAAAATCCGGCGCACCGACACCTTCGACAACGTCGCCGACATCATGGTCGGCGGCGCGTACTGGCCCGAGACCGACGAGGTCGCGGCGTTCGAGGAGCAGGTCGGCTCGCACGGCGGGATGGGCGGACCGCAGAGCACCCCGTTTCTCGTCTATCCCGCCGACCTGCCCGCACCCCCCGACCCGTTGCACGGCGCCGAGACCGTGCATCAGGTGCTCGTCGGCTGGCGAGATCTCTACGACACCGCGGCGGCCGTGACGAGGCAGGACACGACCACCCACGCGGACAACCCCTGA
- a CDS encoding MFS transporter: MTTHALDDAPLSAFHKRLAFSASGGPFLDGYVLSIIGVAMVHMSTEWGLTTAAQGVVGISSMLGIFVGGILGGRISDLFGRRIPFTATVGSIAALSLLQFFVDELVWLLILRVLIGVAIGADYPIATSLWTEFSPNKHRGPILGYFVVMWFVGAAAAYVCGQLLTQLGDANWRWMLVSAAAPAVLFLLARTGTPESPRWLAGKGRADGANDALRKAFGPDVTVEDLPDEQSTNVDLRALLRSGYGGRLLFVTTYWTASVVPLFAVYAFAPVILDGLGFGNSMKQIGSAVITVTFMVGCILAAYLVNKIGRRPLMIHSFLWSAFALLFLGLFPNSSTVTVMILFLAYAIFIGGTQIMQLVYPNELFPTEIRSSANGLATSLSRIGAAIGTYLVPVSLTSLGVGTTMLLGAAITAFGAAISVLWAPETRGLTLSESAGLSTLQQSEPEHGPVCGLSHSDD, from the coding sequence ATGACGACACACGCTCTCGACGACGCCCCGCTGTCGGCATTCCACAAGCGGCTTGCGTTCTCCGCTTCGGGCGGCCCATTCCTCGACGGTTACGTGCTGTCGATCATCGGGGTCGCAATGGTGCACATGTCCACCGAGTGGGGATTGACCACCGCCGCGCAAGGCGTGGTCGGCATCTCGTCGATGCTGGGCATCTTCGTCGGAGGCATCCTCGGTGGCCGTATCTCCGACCTATTCGGTCGAAGAATCCCGTTCACGGCGACCGTCGGCTCGATCGCTGCCCTTTCACTTCTCCAGTTCTTCGTGGACGAGCTCGTATGGCTGCTCATACTTCGGGTTCTCATCGGGGTAGCCATCGGGGCCGACTATCCGATCGCAACTTCGCTGTGGACCGAGTTCTCACCGAACAAGCATCGGGGGCCGATTCTCGGTTACTTCGTCGTCATGTGGTTCGTCGGCGCCGCTGCCGCGTACGTGTGCGGACAATTACTGACCCAACTCGGCGACGCCAACTGGCGCTGGATGCTCGTGAGCGCAGCCGCTCCTGCCGTGCTCTTCCTGCTTGCCCGAACTGGGACACCGGAATCTCCTCGTTGGCTCGCCGGCAAGGGCCGGGCCGACGGTGCGAACGACGCCCTGCGGAAAGCATTCGGACCCGATGTCACTGTCGAGGACCTTCCCGACGAGCAGTCGACGAACGTCGATCTTCGTGCCCTTCTGCGATCCGGATACGGCGGTCGGTTGCTGTTCGTCACGACATATTGGACCGCCTCGGTCGTTCCACTCTTCGCTGTCTATGCATTCGCTCCGGTGATCCTCGACGGTCTCGGTTTCGGGAACAGCATGAAGCAGATCGGGTCCGCGGTCATCACTGTGACATTCATGGTGGGATGCATTCTGGCTGCATACTTGGTGAACAAGATCGGACGTCGCCCACTCATGATTCACAGCTTTCTGTGGTCGGCGTTCGCGTTGTTGTTCCTCGGTCTGTTCCCGAACTCGTCAACGGTCACGGTCATGATCCTCTTCCTGGCGTACGCCATCTTCATCGGCGGGACTCAAATCATGCAGCTGGTCTATCCGAACGAGCTGTTTCCCACTGAAATTCGGAGCTCGGCCAATGGCCTGGCTACCTCGCTCAGCCGAATCGGCGCCGCAATCGGCACCTATCTGGTGCCAGTCTCGCTCACGTCGCTGGGAGTCGGTACGACCATGCTCCTCGGCGCCGCCATCACGGCCTTCGGTGCAGCGATCTCGGTCTTGTGGGCCCCCGAGACCCGAGGATTGACGTTGTCCGAGAGTGCGGGACTGTCCACCCTGCAACAGTCCGAGCCGGAACACGGTCCCGTCTGCGGCCTTTCGCATTCCGACGACTGA
- a CDS encoding ABC transporter substrate-binding protein, giving the protein MSPARSLQQGTRYRVVVAATAAITVPALVTGCSVANSSHSDAASPDTLRIVLPQEPPTLEPCDASLTSTGVVVRSNITEPLVERNADTGYLEPKLADSWEQTSPTVWTFRIHPGVTFSDGSAFDAEDAAFSIDRTVNSSIGCDVDGYVFGDDALVVKAVDPMTVTVETPAADPILPLRISFVEMVPTTTSSDDKVRDPIGTGPYKVDYWDHGQRLSLVRNDTYWGEAPEYARAIYQWRTEGSVRAAMVVNGEAELATSLGPEDGAGDLGAAYPNNETTALRIDGTQAPLDDYRVREAIDLSVNRPGIVKALFQGLGEPAGQLVGSSIVGFDPDLEPTEYDPDRAARLVAEAKADGVPVDRQIRLIGRTGQFPKINETVEVIQNSLSKAGLDVKIEMMDTAAQLQYQVRPYPQSGPVMLVIQHGNQAGDAQFTVDQYMRSDGYQSYFGTPGFDAQIDAAENAVGEARQNAFADVLANEPKDVRQFAYIAHMNGVLAKSPTVAYTPNSATGDEMRLSEMTHADAPANG; this is encoded by the coding sequence ATGAGCCCTGCACGTTCGCTGCAGCAGGGAACCCGTTACCGCGTCGTCGTCGCGGCCACCGCCGCAATCACGGTGCCGGCTCTGGTCACCGGTTGCTCGGTGGCCAACTCGAGCCACAGCGATGCCGCCAGCCCCGACACCCTGCGCATCGTGCTCCCGCAGGAGCCCCCCACGCTCGAACCGTGCGACGCGTCCCTCACGTCCACCGGCGTCGTGGTGCGCTCGAACATCACCGAACCGCTCGTCGAGCGCAACGCCGACACGGGCTACCTCGAACCCAAGCTCGCCGATTCGTGGGAGCAGACCTCGCCCACCGTGTGGACGTTCCGGATCCACCCGGGAGTCACGTTCAGCGACGGCAGCGCATTCGACGCCGAGGACGCCGCGTTCTCCATCGATCGGACGGTCAACTCGTCGATCGGCTGCGACGTCGACGGTTACGTCTTCGGCGACGACGCACTGGTGGTCAAGGCAGTCGACCCGATGACGGTGACGGTCGAGACCCCGGCCGCCGATCCCATCCTGCCGCTGCGGATCTCCTTCGTGGAGATGGTGCCGACGACGACGAGCTCCGACGACAAGGTGCGCGACCCGATCGGCACCGGTCCCTACAAGGTCGACTACTGGGACCACGGGCAGCGACTGTCCCTGGTACGCAACGACACCTACTGGGGTGAGGCTCCCGAGTACGCGCGGGCGATCTACCAGTGGCGCACCGAGGGCAGCGTGCGGGCGGCGATGGTGGTGAACGGCGAGGCCGAACTCGCCACGTCCCTCGGCCCGGAGGACGGTGCCGGCGACCTCGGCGCCGCGTATCCCAACAACGAGACCACCGCGCTGCGCATCGACGGCACCCAGGCGCCGCTCGACGACTACCGCGTCCGGGAGGCCATCGATCTGTCCGTCAACCGGCCCGGCATCGTCAAGGCCCTGTTCCAGGGTCTCGGTGAGCCGGCCGGGCAACTCGTCGGGAGCAGCATCGTCGGGTTCGATCCCGACCTCGAACCGACGGAGTACGATCCCGACCGCGCCGCGCGGCTGGTGGCGGAGGCCAAGGCCGACGGTGTGCCCGTCGACCGGCAGATCCGGCTGATCGGGCGCACCGGGCAGTTCCCCAAGATCAACGAGACCGTCGAGGTGATCCAGAATTCGCTGAGCAAGGCGGGTCTCGACGTGAAGATCGAGATGATGGACACGGCCGCGCAGTTGCAGTACCAGGTGCGGCCGTACCCGCAGAGCGGGCCGGTGATGCTGGTGATCCAGCACGGCAACCAGGCCGGCGACGCGCAGTTCACCGTCGACCAGTACATGCGCAGCGACGGGTACCAGAGTTACTTCGGCACTCCCGGTTTCGACGCGCAGATCGATGCGGCCGAAAACGCTGTGGGGGAAGCCCGGCAGAACGCGTTCGCCGACGTCCTGGCGAACGAACCGAAGGACGTTCGGCAGTTCGCGTACATCGCTCACATGAACGGTGTGCTCGCGAAGTCCCCGACCGTGGCCTACACCCCCAACTCCGCGACCGGCGACGAGATGCGCCTGAGCGAGATGACGCACGCGGACGCACCCGCGAACGGTTAG
- a CDS encoding universal stress protein, which yields MSVILSYVPTVEGRGALAFGFAEARMRATDLVVIADGDSASASGFDTELHSAREEADAAGVDFSVARNEPDRSHADNLIDASYDSAAELLVLGMRRRSPVGKLLMGSVAQRVLLEAQCPVVGVKPPVAAEV from the coding sequence ATGAGCGTCATTCTCAGTTACGTTCCGACGGTCGAAGGTCGCGGGGCGCTGGCCTTCGGTTTCGCCGAAGCCCGCATGCGCGCAACAGATCTCGTCGTGATCGCCGACGGCGACAGCGCCTCGGCATCCGGGTTCGACACCGAATTGCATTCTGCCCGAGAAGAAGCGGACGCGGCCGGAGTCGACTTCTCCGTCGCACGAAACGAACCCGACCGCTCCCACGCCGACAACCTCATCGACGCGTCCTACGACTCCGCGGCCGAACTCCTCGTCCTCGGCATGCGGCGACGCTCCCCCGTCGGCAAACTCCTCATGGGCAGCGTCGCCCAGCGGGTCCTCCTCGAGGCGCAGTGCCCGGTGGTCGGGGTCAAGCCGCCCGTCGCGGCCGAGGTCTGA
- a CDS encoding 2-hydroxyacid dehydrogenase, translating into MVTAEASVKEAAVQTVSGGRVLKVGPLKPSLAATLSEKYDALDLPLGDGRADFLAEHADAVTTIVTSGRTGVDAALMTALPNLGAIIHFGVGYDTTDVALAEELGIGVSNTPDVLTDCVADTAVGLLIDTLRGFSAADRFVRAGRWPAEGNSPLTRKVSGTRVGIIGLGRIGSAIAARLTGFGCTISYHNRREVPDSPYAYVDSAVKLAARVDVLIVAAAGGKGTAKLVDRNVLEALGPDGYLINVARGSVVDEDALVELLTERKLAGAGLDVFAREPQVPEALLALDTVVLLPHVGSGTTQTRAAMEALTLQNLDEYLADGTLTTPVLEPRSR; encoded by the coding sequence ATGGTGACCGCAGAGGCGTCCGTGAAAGAAGCTGCCGTACAGACCGTTTCGGGCGGTCGCGTCCTGAAGGTCGGGCCACTGAAGCCGTCTCTCGCCGCAACGCTGTCGGAGAAGTACGACGCCCTCGACCTTCCCCTCGGCGACGGCCGCGCCGACTTCCTCGCCGAGCACGCCGATGCCGTCACCACCATCGTGACGTCCGGCCGCACCGGCGTCGACGCCGCGCTGATGACCGCCCTGCCGAACCTCGGCGCCATCATCCACTTCGGAGTCGGTTACGACACAACCGATGTCGCGCTCGCGGAGGAACTCGGCATCGGCGTGAGCAACACACCCGACGTTCTCACCGACTGCGTCGCCGACACCGCGGTCGGCTTGCTGATCGACACCCTCCGCGGATTCTCCGCCGCCGACCGCTTCGTGCGCGCAGGCCGGTGGCCCGCCGAGGGCAACTCCCCCCTCACCAGGAAGGTGAGCGGAACCCGCGTCGGCATCATCGGACTCGGCCGCATCGGCTCCGCCATCGCCGCCCGGCTCACCGGATTCGGGTGCACGATCTCCTACCACAATCGGCGCGAGGTGCCCGATTCCCCGTACGCGTACGTCGATTCGGCGGTGAAACTCGCGGCCCGGGTCGACGTGCTGATCGTCGCCGCCGCGGGAGGCAAGGGCACCGCGAAACTGGTCGACCGCAACGTCCTCGAGGCACTGGGCCCCGACGGTTACCTGATCAACGTGGCACGCGGAAGCGTCGTCGACGAGGACGCACTCGTCGAACTGCTCACCGAGCGCAAGCTGGCCGGCGCCGGACTGGACGTGTTCGCCCGGGAACCGCAGGTTCCCGAGGCACTCCTCGCACTCGACACCGTCGTCCTGCTTCCCCACGTCGGGAGCGGCACCACCCAGACCCGGGCCGCGATGGAGGCCCTCACCCTGCAGAACCTCGACGAGTACCTCGCCGACGGCACCCTCACCACCCCCGTACTCGAGCCGAGGTCACGATGA
- a CDS encoding ABC transporter permease: MFAFLRRRIYTSLVPLLVVLFGVFLLARLTGDPTNLYLPVSATPDQRAEFAAENGLDKPVLSQMADYLSGVAHLDFGESLRTGESAATMALRAFPATLQLAFFTMLLAIIGAVVIGCWAAYRPNSLADRISSLLSMTAASIPDFWFAITGVWIFAVVLGVLPTSGTGSALSWILPIATLLIRPLGVLTQVVRGAMVSALSAPYVRLARSKGAGDLRVVTHHALRNAAAPALTVAGDLTVGLVNGAVVVEAIFGWPGIGKLMIDAILQRDFAVLQAAVLLTAVSIFVLNILIDAGYALLDARVREKSKV, translated from the coding sequence ATGTTCGCCTTCCTGCGTCGTCGGATCTATACCAGCCTCGTCCCCCTGCTCGTCGTGCTCTTCGGAGTGTTTCTGCTCGCCCGGCTCACCGGCGACCCGACCAACCTCTACCTGCCGGTGTCCGCGACGCCGGACCAGCGAGCCGAGTTCGCCGCCGAGAACGGCCTCGACAAGCCGGTTCTGAGCCAGATGGCCGACTATCTGTCGGGGGTCGCGCACCTCGACTTCGGGGAGTCGCTGCGGACGGGCGAATCCGCCGCGACGATGGCCCTGCGCGCGTTCCCCGCCACCCTGCAACTGGCGTTCTTCACGATGCTGCTCGCGATCATCGGCGCCGTCGTGATCGGCTGCTGGGCGGCGTACCGGCCGAATTCGCTCGCCGACCGGATCTCCAGCCTGTTGTCGATGACCGCGGCCAGCATCCCCGACTTCTGGTTCGCGATCACCGGGGTGTGGATCTTCGCGGTCGTGCTCGGGGTGCTCCCGACGTCCGGCACCGGGAGTGCGCTGTCGTGGATCCTGCCGATCGCGACGCTGCTGATCCGTCCGCTCGGCGTGCTCACCCAGGTGGTCCGCGGCGCGATGGTGTCGGCACTGTCGGCACCATACGTACGTCTTGCCCGCAGCAAGGGCGCCGGCGACCTGCGGGTCGTCACGCATCACGCGCTCCGCAACGCCGCCGCACCGGCGCTGACCGTGGCCGGCGACCTCACCGTCGGCCTGGTCAACGGCGCCGTCGTCGTCGAGGCGATCTTCGGGTGGCCCGGCATCGGCAAACTGATGATCGACGCGATCCTGCAGCGCGATTTCGCGGTCCTGCAGGCGGCGGTGCTCCTCACCGCGGTCAGCATCTTCGTTCTCAACATCCTGATCGACGCGGGTTACGCGCTTCTCGATGCGCGTGTGCGCGAGAAGTCCAAGGTCTAG
- a CDS encoding MBL fold metallo-hydrolase: MSATPGSNAAAFGVRWLGHASALIADRGTVVLTDPVLTDRVAHLRRRRGPSPIGPHVRNPDAVLLSHLHADHTHLPSLRLLDPHVPIVAPWRAVDGLPALRQFADRLVLLRPGEETRIGTVTVRAVPARHDGRRWRRGPEVAPAVGYVVEGDRRTYFAGDTDLYPDLADHVGPVDVALLPVGGWGPTLGKGHLDPPRAADVARQVEAGLAVPIHFGTLWPLGLDAVRPRLFFGPGAEFVHHAERAGVVAVELHPGGELGPGLPGTHRA, translated from the coding sequence GTGAGCGCGACTCCGGGTTCGAATGCCGCCGCATTCGGTGTGCGCTGGCTCGGACATGCCAGCGCGCTGATCGCGGACCGGGGGACGGTCGTCCTCACCGATCCGGTGCTGACCGACCGCGTGGCGCACCTGCGCCGCCGCCGGGGGCCCTCGCCGATCGGGCCGCACGTGCGTAACCCGGACGCCGTCCTGCTCTCCCACCTGCATGCCGACCACACCCACCTGCCGTCGTTGCGGCTGCTGGATCCGCACGTTCCGATCGTCGCCCCGTGGCGGGCGGTCGACGGACTGCCCGCGCTGCGCCAGTTCGCGGACCGCCTGGTGCTGCTGCGGCCCGGCGAGGAGACGAGGATCGGCACGGTCACCGTGCGCGCGGTGCCCGCGCGGCACGACGGCCGGCGGTGGCGGCGCGGCCCGGAGGTCGCGCCGGCGGTCGGGTACGTCGTCGAGGGCGACCGGCGGACCTATTTCGCCGGCGACACCGACCTGTACCCGGACCTCGCCGATCACGTCGGCCCGGTGGACGTCGCGCTGCTACCGGTCGGGGGCTGGGGTCCGACCCTCGGCAAGGGGCATCTCGACCCGCCCCGGGCCGCGGACGTGGCGCGGCAGGTGGAGGCGGGCCTGGCGGTGCCGATCCACTTCGGCACGCTGTGGCCGCTCGGCCTCGACGCCGTGCGCCCCCGGTTGTTCTTCGGTCCGGGCGCCGAGTTCGTCCATCACGCCGAGCGGGCGGGGGTCGTCGCGGTGGAGTTGCACCCGGGTGGAGAACTCGGCCCAGGTTTGCCGGGGACGCACCGAGCGTGA